In a single window of the Balearica regulorum gibbericeps isolate bBalReg1 chromosome 7, bBalReg1.pri, whole genome shotgun sequence genome:
- the BUB3 gene encoding mitotic checkpoint protein BUB3 isoform X1 has protein sequence MKTMTGSNEFKLNQTPDDGISSVKFSPNTSQFLLVSSWDTTVRLYDVPANTMRLKYQHSGAVLDCAFYDPTHAWSGGLDQQLKMHDLNTDQENLVGAHDAPIRCVEYCPEVNVMVTGSWDQTVKLWDPRTPCNAGTFSQPEKVYTLSVSGDRLIVGTAGRRVLVWDLRNMGYVQQRRESSLKYQTRCIRAFPNKQGYVLSSIEGRVAVEYLDPSPEIQKKKYAFKCHRLKENNIEQIYPVNAISFHNVHNTFATGGSDGFVNIWDPFNKKRLCQFHRYPTSIASLAFSNDGTTLAIASSYMYEMDDIEHPEDGIYIRQVTDAETKPKST, from the exons ATGAAAACG atgaCAGGATCAAACGAATTCAAACTAAATCAAACTCCAGATGATGGTATTTCATCAGTAAAGTTTAGTCCAAATACATCTCAGTTTCTGCTTGTTTCATCCTGGGACACGACTGTCCGACTCTATGATGTTCCTGCCAACACCATGAGACTCAAATATCAACATTCAGGAGCTGTCCTTGACTGTGCTTTTTAT GATCCTACCCATGCCTGGAGTGGAGGATTAGATCAGCAGTTGAAAATGCACGATTTAAACACGGACCAAG aaaaccTTGTTGGTGCCCACGATGCTCCTATCAGGTGTGTCGAGTATTGCCCAGAAGTGAATGTCATGGTGACTGGAAGTTGGGATCAAACAGTTAAACTGTGGGATCCCAGAACTCCTTGTAATGCAGGAACCTTCTCTCAACCTGAAAAG gtctaTACGCTTTCTGTGTCTGGAGATAGACTAATTGTGGGGACAGCAGGTCGGAGAGTACTGGTGTGGGATTTGCGGAACATGGGTTATGTTCAGCAGCGGAGGGAATCAAGTCTGAAATACCAGACCCGCTGTATCAGAGCGTTTCCAAATAAACAG ggTTATGTTTTAAGTTCTATTGAAGGTCGTGTCGCGGTAGAATATTTGGATCCAAGTccagaaatccagaaaaagaaatacgCATTCAAATGTCACCGtttgaaggaaaataacattGAGCAGATTTATCCGGTTAATGCTATTTCTTTCCATAATGTCCACAACACGTTTGCTACAG GAGGTTCTGATGGATTTGTAAATATTTGGGATCCATTTAATAAAAAGCGGCTGTGTCAGTTCCATCGGTATCCCACAAGCATAGCATCACTTGCCTTCAGCAACGATGGAACTACCCTTGCAATAGCTTCTTCGTATATGTATGAAATGGATGACATTGAACATCCTGAAGATGGTATCTATATTCGCCAAGTGAcagatgcagaaacaaaacctaa gtCTACTTAG
- the BUB3 gene encoding mitotic checkpoint protein BUB3 isoform X2: MKTMTGSNEFKLNQTPDDGISSVKFSPNTSQFLLVSSWDTTVRLYDVPANTMRLKYQHSGAVLDCAFYDPTHAWSGGLDQQLKMHDLNTDQENLVGAHDAPIRCVEYCPEVNVMVTGSWDQTVKLWDPRTPCNAGTFSQPEKVYTLSVSGDRLIVGTAGRRVLVWDLRNMGYVQQRRESSLKYQTRCIRAFPNKQGYVLSSIEGRVAVEYLDPSPEIQKKKYAFKCHRLKENNIEQIYPVNAISFHNVHNTFATGGSDGFVNIWDPFNKKRLCQFHRYPTSIASLAFSNDGTTLAIASSYMYEMDDIEHPEDGIYIRQVTDAETKPK; encoded by the exons ATGAAAACG atgaCAGGATCAAACGAATTCAAACTAAATCAAACTCCAGATGATGGTATTTCATCAGTAAAGTTTAGTCCAAATACATCTCAGTTTCTGCTTGTTTCATCCTGGGACACGACTGTCCGACTCTATGATGTTCCTGCCAACACCATGAGACTCAAATATCAACATTCAGGAGCTGTCCTTGACTGTGCTTTTTAT GATCCTACCCATGCCTGGAGTGGAGGATTAGATCAGCAGTTGAAAATGCACGATTTAAACACGGACCAAG aaaaccTTGTTGGTGCCCACGATGCTCCTATCAGGTGTGTCGAGTATTGCCCAGAAGTGAATGTCATGGTGACTGGAAGTTGGGATCAAACAGTTAAACTGTGGGATCCCAGAACTCCTTGTAATGCAGGAACCTTCTCTCAACCTGAAAAG gtctaTACGCTTTCTGTGTCTGGAGATAGACTAATTGTGGGGACAGCAGGTCGGAGAGTACTGGTGTGGGATTTGCGGAACATGGGTTATGTTCAGCAGCGGAGGGAATCAAGTCTGAAATACCAGACCCGCTGTATCAGAGCGTTTCCAAATAAACAG ggTTATGTTTTAAGTTCTATTGAAGGTCGTGTCGCGGTAGAATATTTGGATCCAAGTccagaaatccagaaaaagaaatacgCATTCAAATGTCACCGtttgaaggaaaataacattGAGCAGATTTATCCGGTTAATGCTATTTCTTTCCATAATGTCCACAACACGTTTGCTACAG GAGGTTCTGATGGATTTGTAAATATTTGGGATCCATTTAATAAAAAGCGGCTGTGTCAGTTCCATCGGTATCCCACAAGCATAGCATCACTTGCCTTCAGCAACGATGGAACTACCCTTGCAATAGCTTCTTCGTATATGTATGAAATGGATGACATTGAACATCCTGAAGATGGTATCTATATTCGCCAAGTGAcagatgcagaaacaaaacctaaGTGA
- the HMX2 gene encoding homeobox protein HMX2: protein MSSKEDPSKCCPAAAPISSFTIQSILGSGSSEPPREAGGRAAAWPARGRTLSLSSEDEEPEESWKHRGCFCPEAHGPAEACHKHQPLSFTCLGSAKGSGAAAAGSGERGPFLSPPQQDCKEEKEKPLGPASPSCGDRQRDGGDRQAGAAKKKTRTVFSRSQVYQLESTFDMKRYLSSSERACLASSLQLTETQVKTWFQNRRNKWKRQLSAELEAANMAHASAQTLVGMPLVFRDNSLLRVPVPRSIAFPAPLYYPGSNLSALPLYNLYNKIDY from the exons ATGAGCAGCAAAGAAGACCCGAGCAAGTGCTGTCCGGCGGCTGCTCCCATCTCCAGTTTCACCATCCAGTCCATCCTGGGCAGCGGCAGCTCCGAGCCCCCCCGGGAGGCCGGTGGCAGGGCGGCCGCCTGGCCCGCCCGTGGCCGgaccctctctctctcctcgGAGGACGAGGAGCCGGAGGAGAGCTGGAAGCACCGCGGCTGCTTCTGCCCCGAGGCGCACGGCCCCGCCGAGGCGTGTCACAAGCACCAGCCCCTCAGCTTCACCTGTCTCG GCAGCGCCAaggggagcggagcggcggcggcgggcagcggggagcgggggcCCTTCCTCTCGCCCCCCCAGCAGGACTgtaaggaggagaaggagaagccGCTGGGACCCGCCTCGCCTTCCTGCGGGGACCGGCAGCGCGACGGCGGGGACCGGCAGGCCGGCGCCGCCAAGAAGAAGACGCGCACGGTGTTCAGCCGCAGCCAGGTCTATCAGCTGGAATCCACCTTCGACATGAAGCGCTACCTGAGCAGCTCGGAGCGGGcctgcctggcctccagcctgcaGCTCACCGAGACCCAGGTGAAGACCTGGTTCCAGAACCGCAGGAACAAGTGGAAACGGCAGCTCTCGGCCGAGCTGGAGGCGGCCAACATGGCCCACGCCTCGGCGCAGACTCTGGTGGGGATGCCGCTGGTGTTCAGAGACAATTCCCTCCTCCGAGTGCCGGTGCCCCGGTCCATCGCCTTCCCCGCCCCTCTCTACTACCCAGGCAGCAACCTCTCGGCCTTACCGCTCTACAACCTCTACAACAAGATCGACTATTGA